A region from the Drosophila ananassae strain 14024-0371.13 chromosome 2L, ASM1763931v2, whole genome shotgun sequence genome encodes:
- the LOC6500802 gene encoding endoplasmic reticulum aminopeptidase 2 isoform X3: protein MTNDPDLDDCAFLSGGESSGGRQTRTGVAVCSQRRALLVAGIVLGSLLLTAIIIAYAGPQNDCSCGSKTVSGYESDEENNTTPFNPIATNGEPFPWLEKMLPTSARPLRYMVTIHPNLTTLDVKGQVTIDLHVEKETNFIVLHIQDLNVTEKAIVTPGPKGYALKIVKVLEFPPRQQLYIEVKEKLKKKSNYTLNLRWYSKLNPEPEGFYVDQYESSNGVERLLAATVFRPNGARRAFPCFDEPHVRAPFRISVFRDRFHIGLSNSIVHTTEDVGFYMGTGLLRDDFIETPPLPADAVAWVVSDFQRESLQPSAAYIPTTAAPPGSGVGGKKSAQLNNYTQLKGKNPPVRNITALTHSLNVNLTPRQNLSSIQATTTTALPVNLNGNGKPSNLTSLSQSTGSSIKRAPSYTFYAPRDLLVRSSFILHTSRDVLEYLQTWLDISYPLTKVDFVALPSLDRNLISSLGLVTLKTSFLTDPHSITSEQYQFSALRIAEAMVRQFFGGITSRKVLKDVWLWEGLIQYLGIHALAPLQDSWPLREMYLLKMATAALDIDAIQGWDSIMNGTSHDGNNEEFFVQKTAAIFSMLHTAIGEDRFRGCLGTFLKVNRFKTAEPTDLWTICTKKANGSKNIKDMMTLWTHQPGFPLLTVTKMGNSISISQRPFRPAEFLAIHDDSYDGNNYNKTTVNATEIPSTVAPSSHGNKHKTPPHMKWIFPVTYVTDINNVSETLWMQNVDVTFNVAENVKWIKVNAIQNGYYRVVYNDDNWASLIEELSNNPKRFTSEDRLGLLSDAFTLCHANLLPCEITMNMIQYLPSETHYGPMALALRHLEKWRRILKYSECFLMLSEFIKIKITTVMEKVGWSDEGDVAIRLMRPEVLLASVLWEDINSITKAKDMLNQYLYYNGSAIPPNLREVVYTGSILSGEYIYWQHCWERFVNLQRTSETFVERMQLLRALGRTKDAWLQNRLLSHVTMLPTEEVVQVLKAIAGTPTGGAMACRFLQAKWFELEKRLGPGTISFAKVISAITQYGATKFDYDELKSLVHRFGRGHGMSVLNMTLSSVASNVEWVARSQTSLYKWVETNLHKHR from the exons ATGACAAATGACCCGGACCTCGATGACTGTGCCTTTCTGTCCG GTGGCGAATCAAGCGGCGGCCGCCAGACGCGAACCGGAGTGGCCGTCTGCTCCCAGCGGCGGGCCCTCCTTGTGGCCGGAATCGTGCTCGGCTCGCTCCTGCTGACGGCCATCATCATCGCCTACGCCGGACCGCAGAACG ACTGCTCCTGCGGATCGAAAACGGTGTCCGGATACGAATCGGATGAAGAAAACAACACCACCCCCTTCAATCCGATTGCCACCAATGGGGAGCCCTTCCCCTGGCTGGAAAAGATGCTGCCCACCAGTGCGCGTCCCCTGCGCTACATGGTCACCATTCATCCCAACCTGACGACCTTAGACGTGAAAG GTCAAGTTACCATCGATTTGCACGTGGAGAAGGAGACCAACTTCATTGTGCTTCACATCCAGGACCTCAATGTCACCGAAAAG GCCATTGTAACCCCCGGGCCCAAGGGCTATGCCCTTAAGATTGTCAAGGTGCTGGAGTTTCCGCCCCGTCAGCAGCTTTACATCGAGGTGAAGGAGAAGTTGAAGAAGAAGTCCAATTACACTCTCAACCTGCGCTGGTACTCCAAACTCAATCCAGAGCCGGAGGGCTTCTACGTGGACCAGTATGAGAGCTCCAACGGAGTGGAAAG atTATTGGCTGCCACTGTTTTCCGGCCGAACGGTGCGAGACGGGCTTTTCCCTGCTTCGATGAGCCGCATGTTCGAGCTCCATTCCGTATTTCCGTGTTCCGTGATCGCTTCCACATCGGACTGTCCAACTCCATAGTGCACACCACCGAAGATGTCGGCTTCTACATGGGCACGGGACTG CTCCGCGACGACTTCATTGAAACACCACCTCTGCCCGCCGACGCTGTGGCCTGGGTAGTGAGCGACTTCCAGCGCGAATCCCTTCAGCCCTCCGCCGCCTACATTCCGACGACAGCAGCCCCACCGGGCTCCGGCGTCGGGGGCAAAAAATCCGCCCAGCTGAACAACTACACGCAGCTGAAAGGCAAGAACCCGCCGGTACGGAACATCACTGCACTGACCCATTCCCTGAATGTGAACCTGACGCCGCGCCAGAACCTGAGCTCCATTCAGGCCACCACGACGACAGCACTTCCAGTGAATCTGAATGGAAACGGAAAGCCCTCGAATCTTACCTCGCTGTCCCAGTCAACGGGATCCTCCATAAAGCGAGCTCCTTCCTACACCTTCTATGCGCCCAGAGATCTGCTGGTTCGCTCCTCGTTTATTCTGCACACATCGCGGGATGTTCTGGAGTATCTGCAAACCTGGCTGGACATAAGCTATCCCCTGACGAAAGTGGACTTTGTGGCACTACCGTCGCTCGATCGTAATCTAATATCCTCGCTGGGCCTGGTGACCCTGAAGACGTCCTTCCTGACGGATCCGCACTCGATTACCTCGGAACAGTATCAGTTCAGTGCCCTGCGCATTGCCGAGGCTATGGTGAGGCAGTTCTTTGGAGGAATCACCTCCCGGAAAGTACTTAAGGACGTTTGGTTGTGGGAGGGGCTCATCCAATACCTGGGTATTCATGCCCTGGCCCCACTTCAGGACAGCTGGCCACTGCGGGAGATGTACTTGCTGAAAATGGCCACCGCGGCACTCGATATCGATGCCATTCAAGGATGGGACAGCATTATGAACGGCACCAGTCACGATGGCAACAACGAGGAGTTCTTCGTCCAGAAGACAGCCGCCATATTTTCCATGCTGCACACGGCCATTGGGGAAGATCGTTTCCGTGGGTGCCTGGGCACTTTCCTCAAGGTGAATCGTTTCAAAACCGCCGAACCCACTGATCTTTGGACCATTTGCACTAAGAAGGCCAACGGATCAAAGAACATCAAGGACATGATGACGTTGTGGACACATCAACCGGGATTCCCGCTTCTCACCGTCACCAAAATGGGCAATAGCATTTCCATCTCGCAGAGACCCTTCCGGCCGGCAGAGTTCCTGGCCATTCATGACGATTCCTACGACGGCAACAATTACAACAAGACGACGGTCAATGCCACGGAAATCCCCAGCACAGTGGCGCCCTCTTCCCATGGCAACAAGCACAAGACGCCACCTCATATGAAGTGGATATTCCCGGTCACCTATGTCACCGATATAAATAATGTCAGCGAAACCCTTTGGATGCAGAATGTTGATG TAACCTTCAATGTGGCGGAGAATGTCAAGTGGATCAAGGTGAATGCCATACAGAATGGATACTATCGAGTGGTCTACAATGATGACAACTGGGCGAGTCTGATTGAAGAGCTTTCCAACAATCCCAAACGGTTTACCAGCGAG GATCGCTTGGGCCTCTTGTCGGACGCCTTCACCTTATGCCACGCCAACCTGCTGCCCTGCGAGATCACCATGAACATGATCCAGTACCTGCCCAGCGAAACGCACTACGGACCCATGGCCCTGGCCTTGAGGCATCTGGAGAAATGGCGACGCATCCTCAAGTATTCCGAATGCTTCCTCATGCTTAGTGAGTTTATAAAGATAAAGATAACCACCGTGATGGAAAAGGTGGGCTGGTCGGACGAAGGCGATGTGGCCATCAG GCTGATGCGTCCAGAGGTTCTGCTAGCCTCGGTCCTGTGGGAGGACATCAACAGCATAACCAAGGCCAAGGACATGCTTAACCAGTACTTGTACTACAATGGCTCCGCGATTCCCCCCAATCTTAGAGAG GTGGTCTACACTGGGTCTATCCTGTCAGGGGAGTACATATACTGGCAGCATTGCTGGGAGCGCTTTGTGAACCTGCAACGCACCTCGGAAACTTTCGTCGAACGGATGCAGTTGCTCCGTGCGCTGGGCAGAACCAAGGATGCCTGGCTGCAGAACCGCCTGCTCTCGCATGTCACGATGCTGCCCACAGAGGAGGTGGTGCAGGTGCTCAAGGCCATTGCGGGCACGCCCACGGGCGGAGCCATGGCCTGCCGCTTCCTGCAGGCCAAGTGGTTCGAGCTGGAGAAGCGCCTGGGACCGGGCACGATAAGTTTCGCCAAGGTCATATCCGCCATCACCCAATACGGGGCCACCAAGTTCGACTACGATGAG CTGAAGTCCTTGGTGCATCGCTTTGGACGGGGTCACGGCATGTCGGTCCTCAACATGACCCTGAGCAGCGTGGCCTCAAACGTGGAGTGGGTGGCCAGGTCGCAGACCTCGCTCTACAAGTGGGTGGAGACCAACCTGCACAAACATCGATAA
- the LOC6500802 gene encoding endoplasmic reticulum aminopeptidase 2 isoform X2, which translates to MLCCGFCCGNMSKRDYKVATTDGIELEPLGGEKSDKDKDKDKEKQTNGVTFGGESSGGRQTRTGVAVCSQRRALLVAGIVLGSLLLTAIIIAYAGPQNENNTTPFNPIATNGEPFPWLEKMLPTSARPLRYMVTIHPNLTTLDVKGQVTIDLHVEKETNFIVLHIQDLNVTEKAIVTPGPKGYALKIVKVLEFPPRQQLYIEVKEKLKKKSNYTLNLRWYSKLNPEPEGFYVDQYESSNGVERLLAATVFRPNGARRAFPCFDEPHVRAPFRISVFRDRFHIGLSNSIVHTTEDVGFYMGTGLLRDDFIETPPLPADAVAWVVSDFQRESLQPSAAYIPTTAAPPGSGVGGKKSAQLNNYTQLKGKNPPVRNITALTHSLNVNLTPRQNLSSIQATTTTALPVNLNGNGKPSNLTSLSQSTGSSIKRAPSYTFYAPRDLLVRSSFILHTSRDVLEYLQTWLDISYPLTKVDFVALPSLDRNLISSLGLVTLKTSFLTDPHSITSEQYQFSALRIAEAMVRQFFGGITSRKVLKDVWLWEGLIQYLGIHALAPLQDSWPLREMYLLKMATAALDIDAIQGWDSIMNGTSHDGNNEEFFVQKTAAIFSMLHTAIGEDRFRGCLGTFLKVNRFKTAEPTDLWTICTKKANGSKNIKDMMTLWTHQPGFPLLTVTKMGNSISISQRPFRPAEFLAIHDDSYDGNNYNKTTVNATEIPSTVAPSSHGNKHKTPPHMKWIFPVTYVTDINNVSETLWMQNVDVTFNVAENVKWIKVNAIQNGYYRVVYNDDNWASLIEELSNNPKRFTSEDRLGLLSDAFTLCHANLLPCEITMNMIQYLPSETHYGPMALALRHLEKWRRILKYSECFLMLSEFIKIKITTVMEKVGWSDEGDVAIRLMRPEVLLASVLWEDINSITKAKDMLNQYLYYNGSAIPPNLREVVYTGSILSGEYIYWQHCWERFVNLQRTSETFVERMQLLRALGRTKDAWLQNRLLSHVTMLPTEEVVQVLKAIAGTPTGGAMACRFLQAKWFELEKRLGPGTISFAKVISAITQYGATKFDYDELKSLVHRFGRGHGMSVLNMTLSSVASNVEWVARSQTSLYKWVETNLHKHR; encoded by the exons GTGGCGAATCAAGCGGCGGCCGCCAGACGCGAACCGGAGTGGCCGTCTGCTCCCAGCGGCGGGCCCTCCTTGTGGCCGGAATCGTGCTCGGCTCGCTCCTGCTGACGGCCATCATCATCGCCTACGCCGGACCGCAGAACG AAAACAACACCACCCCCTTCAATCCGATTGCCACCAATGGGGAGCCCTTCCCCTGGCTGGAAAAGATGCTGCCCACCAGTGCGCGTCCCCTGCGCTACATGGTCACCATTCATCCCAACCTGACGACCTTAGACGTGAAAG GTCAAGTTACCATCGATTTGCACGTGGAGAAGGAGACCAACTTCATTGTGCTTCACATCCAGGACCTCAATGTCACCGAAAAG GCCATTGTAACCCCCGGGCCCAAGGGCTATGCCCTTAAGATTGTCAAGGTGCTGGAGTTTCCGCCCCGTCAGCAGCTTTACATCGAGGTGAAGGAGAAGTTGAAGAAGAAGTCCAATTACACTCTCAACCTGCGCTGGTACTCCAAACTCAATCCAGAGCCGGAGGGCTTCTACGTGGACCAGTATGAGAGCTCCAACGGAGTGGAAAG atTATTGGCTGCCACTGTTTTCCGGCCGAACGGTGCGAGACGGGCTTTTCCCTGCTTCGATGAGCCGCATGTTCGAGCTCCATTCCGTATTTCCGTGTTCCGTGATCGCTTCCACATCGGACTGTCCAACTCCATAGTGCACACCACCGAAGATGTCGGCTTCTACATGGGCACGGGACTG CTCCGCGACGACTTCATTGAAACACCACCTCTGCCCGCCGACGCTGTGGCCTGGGTAGTGAGCGACTTCCAGCGCGAATCCCTTCAGCCCTCCGCCGCCTACATTCCGACGACAGCAGCCCCACCGGGCTCCGGCGTCGGGGGCAAAAAATCCGCCCAGCTGAACAACTACACGCAGCTGAAAGGCAAGAACCCGCCGGTACGGAACATCACTGCACTGACCCATTCCCTGAATGTGAACCTGACGCCGCGCCAGAACCTGAGCTCCATTCAGGCCACCACGACGACAGCACTTCCAGTGAATCTGAATGGAAACGGAAAGCCCTCGAATCTTACCTCGCTGTCCCAGTCAACGGGATCCTCCATAAAGCGAGCTCCTTCCTACACCTTCTATGCGCCCAGAGATCTGCTGGTTCGCTCCTCGTTTATTCTGCACACATCGCGGGATGTTCTGGAGTATCTGCAAACCTGGCTGGACATAAGCTATCCCCTGACGAAAGTGGACTTTGTGGCACTACCGTCGCTCGATCGTAATCTAATATCCTCGCTGGGCCTGGTGACCCTGAAGACGTCCTTCCTGACGGATCCGCACTCGATTACCTCGGAACAGTATCAGTTCAGTGCCCTGCGCATTGCCGAGGCTATGGTGAGGCAGTTCTTTGGAGGAATCACCTCCCGGAAAGTACTTAAGGACGTTTGGTTGTGGGAGGGGCTCATCCAATACCTGGGTATTCATGCCCTGGCCCCACTTCAGGACAGCTGGCCACTGCGGGAGATGTACTTGCTGAAAATGGCCACCGCGGCACTCGATATCGATGCCATTCAAGGATGGGACAGCATTATGAACGGCACCAGTCACGATGGCAACAACGAGGAGTTCTTCGTCCAGAAGACAGCCGCCATATTTTCCATGCTGCACACGGCCATTGGGGAAGATCGTTTCCGTGGGTGCCTGGGCACTTTCCTCAAGGTGAATCGTTTCAAAACCGCCGAACCCACTGATCTTTGGACCATTTGCACTAAGAAGGCCAACGGATCAAAGAACATCAAGGACATGATGACGTTGTGGACACATCAACCGGGATTCCCGCTTCTCACCGTCACCAAAATGGGCAATAGCATTTCCATCTCGCAGAGACCCTTCCGGCCGGCAGAGTTCCTGGCCATTCATGACGATTCCTACGACGGCAACAATTACAACAAGACGACGGTCAATGCCACGGAAATCCCCAGCACAGTGGCGCCCTCTTCCCATGGCAACAAGCACAAGACGCCACCTCATATGAAGTGGATATTCCCGGTCACCTATGTCACCGATATAAATAATGTCAGCGAAACCCTTTGGATGCAGAATGTTGATG TAACCTTCAATGTGGCGGAGAATGTCAAGTGGATCAAGGTGAATGCCATACAGAATGGATACTATCGAGTGGTCTACAATGATGACAACTGGGCGAGTCTGATTGAAGAGCTTTCCAACAATCCCAAACGGTTTACCAGCGAG GATCGCTTGGGCCTCTTGTCGGACGCCTTCACCTTATGCCACGCCAACCTGCTGCCCTGCGAGATCACCATGAACATGATCCAGTACCTGCCCAGCGAAACGCACTACGGACCCATGGCCCTGGCCTTGAGGCATCTGGAGAAATGGCGACGCATCCTCAAGTATTCCGAATGCTTCCTCATGCTTAGTGAGTTTATAAAGATAAAGATAACCACCGTGATGGAAAAGGTGGGCTGGTCGGACGAAGGCGATGTGGCCATCAG GCTGATGCGTCCAGAGGTTCTGCTAGCCTCGGTCCTGTGGGAGGACATCAACAGCATAACCAAGGCCAAGGACATGCTTAACCAGTACTTGTACTACAATGGCTCCGCGATTCCCCCCAATCTTAGAGAG GTGGTCTACACTGGGTCTATCCTGTCAGGGGAGTACATATACTGGCAGCATTGCTGGGAGCGCTTTGTGAACCTGCAACGCACCTCGGAAACTTTCGTCGAACGGATGCAGTTGCTCCGTGCGCTGGGCAGAACCAAGGATGCCTGGCTGCAGAACCGCCTGCTCTCGCATGTCACGATGCTGCCCACAGAGGAGGTGGTGCAGGTGCTCAAGGCCATTGCGGGCACGCCCACGGGCGGAGCCATGGCCTGCCGCTTCCTGCAGGCCAAGTGGTTCGAGCTGGAGAAGCGCCTGGGACCGGGCACGATAAGTTTCGCCAAGGTCATATCCGCCATCACCCAATACGGGGCCACCAAGTTCGACTACGATGAG CTGAAGTCCTTGGTGCATCGCTTTGGACGGGGTCACGGCATGTCGGTCCTCAACATGACCCTGAGCAGCGTGGCCTCAAACGTGGAGTGGGTGGCCAGGTCGCAGACCTCGCTCTACAAGTGGGTGGAGACCAACCTGCACAAACATCGATAA
- the LOC6500802 gene encoding endoplasmic reticulum aminopeptidase 2 isoform X1, giving the protein MLCCGFCCGNMSKRDYKVATTDGIELEPLGGEKSDKDKDKDKEKQTNGVTFGGESSGGRQTRTGVAVCSQRRALLVAGIVLGSLLLTAIIIAYAGPQNDCSCGSKTVSGYESDEENNTTPFNPIATNGEPFPWLEKMLPTSARPLRYMVTIHPNLTTLDVKGQVTIDLHVEKETNFIVLHIQDLNVTEKAIVTPGPKGYALKIVKVLEFPPRQQLYIEVKEKLKKKSNYTLNLRWYSKLNPEPEGFYVDQYESSNGVERLLAATVFRPNGARRAFPCFDEPHVRAPFRISVFRDRFHIGLSNSIVHTTEDVGFYMGTGLLRDDFIETPPLPADAVAWVVSDFQRESLQPSAAYIPTTAAPPGSGVGGKKSAQLNNYTQLKGKNPPVRNITALTHSLNVNLTPRQNLSSIQATTTTALPVNLNGNGKPSNLTSLSQSTGSSIKRAPSYTFYAPRDLLVRSSFILHTSRDVLEYLQTWLDISYPLTKVDFVALPSLDRNLISSLGLVTLKTSFLTDPHSITSEQYQFSALRIAEAMVRQFFGGITSRKVLKDVWLWEGLIQYLGIHALAPLQDSWPLREMYLLKMATAALDIDAIQGWDSIMNGTSHDGNNEEFFVQKTAAIFSMLHTAIGEDRFRGCLGTFLKVNRFKTAEPTDLWTICTKKANGSKNIKDMMTLWTHQPGFPLLTVTKMGNSISISQRPFRPAEFLAIHDDSYDGNNYNKTTVNATEIPSTVAPSSHGNKHKTPPHMKWIFPVTYVTDINNVSETLWMQNVDVTFNVAENVKWIKVNAIQNGYYRVVYNDDNWASLIEELSNNPKRFTSEDRLGLLSDAFTLCHANLLPCEITMNMIQYLPSETHYGPMALALRHLEKWRRILKYSECFLMLSEFIKIKITTVMEKVGWSDEGDVAIRLMRPEVLLASVLWEDINSITKAKDMLNQYLYYNGSAIPPNLREVVYTGSILSGEYIYWQHCWERFVNLQRTSETFVERMQLLRALGRTKDAWLQNRLLSHVTMLPTEEVVQVLKAIAGTPTGGAMACRFLQAKWFELEKRLGPGTISFAKVISAITQYGATKFDYDELKSLVHRFGRGHGMSVLNMTLSSVASNVEWVARSQTSLYKWVETNLHKHR; this is encoded by the exons GTGGCGAATCAAGCGGCGGCCGCCAGACGCGAACCGGAGTGGCCGTCTGCTCCCAGCGGCGGGCCCTCCTTGTGGCCGGAATCGTGCTCGGCTCGCTCCTGCTGACGGCCATCATCATCGCCTACGCCGGACCGCAGAACG ACTGCTCCTGCGGATCGAAAACGGTGTCCGGATACGAATCGGATGAAGAAAACAACACCACCCCCTTCAATCCGATTGCCACCAATGGGGAGCCCTTCCCCTGGCTGGAAAAGATGCTGCCCACCAGTGCGCGTCCCCTGCGCTACATGGTCACCATTCATCCCAACCTGACGACCTTAGACGTGAAAG GTCAAGTTACCATCGATTTGCACGTGGAGAAGGAGACCAACTTCATTGTGCTTCACATCCAGGACCTCAATGTCACCGAAAAG GCCATTGTAACCCCCGGGCCCAAGGGCTATGCCCTTAAGATTGTCAAGGTGCTGGAGTTTCCGCCCCGTCAGCAGCTTTACATCGAGGTGAAGGAGAAGTTGAAGAAGAAGTCCAATTACACTCTCAACCTGCGCTGGTACTCCAAACTCAATCCAGAGCCGGAGGGCTTCTACGTGGACCAGTATGAGAGCTCCAACGGAGTGGAAAG atTATTGGCTGCCACTGTTTTCCGGCCGAACGGTGCGAGACGGGCTTTTCCCTGCTTCGATGAGCCGCATGTTCGAGCTCCATTCCGTATTTCCGTGTTCCGTGATCGCTTCCACATCGGACTGTCCAACTCCATAGTGCACACCACCGAAGATGTCGGCTTCTACATGGGCACGGGACTG CTCCGCGACGACTTCATTGAAACACCACCTCTGCCCGCCGACGCTGTGGCCTGGGTAGTGAGCGACTTCCAGCGCGAATCCCTTCAGCCCTCCGCCGCCTACATTCCGACGACAGCAGCCCCACCGGGCTCCGGCGTCGGGGGCAAAAAATCCGCCCAGCTGAACAACTACACGCAGCTGAAAGGCAAGAACCCGCCGGTACGGAACATCACTGCACTGACCCATTCCCTGAATGTGAACCTGACGCCGCGCCAGAACCTGAGCTCCATTCAGGCCACCACGACGACAGCACTTCCAGTGAATCTGAATGGAAACGGAAAGCCCTCGAATCTTACCTCGCTGTCCCAGTCAACGGGATCCTCCATAAAGCGAGCTCCTTCCTACACCTTCTATGCGCCCAGAGATCTGCTGGTTCGCTCCTCGTTTATTCTGCACACATCGCGGGATGTTCTGGAGTATCTGCAAACCTGGCTGGACATAAGCTATCCCCTGACGAAAGTGGACTTTGTGGCACTACCGTCGCTCGATCGTAATCTAATATCCTCGCTGGGCCTGGTGACCCTGAAGACGTCCTTCCTGACGGATCCGCACTCGATTACCTCGGAACAGTATCAGTTCAGTGCCCTGCGCATTGCCGAGGCTATGGTGAGGCAGTTCTTTGGAGGAATCACCTCCCGGAAAGTACTTAAGGACGTTTGGTTGTGGGAGGGGCTCATCCAATACCTGGGTATTCATGCCCTGGCCCCACTTCAGGACAGCTGGCCACTGCGGGAGATGTACTTGCTGAAAATGGCCACCGCGGCACTCGATATCGATGCCATTCAAGGATGGGACAGCATTATGAACGGCACCAGTCACGATGGCAACAACGAGGAGTTCTTCGTCCAGAAGACAGCCGCCATATTTTCCATGCTGCACACGGCCATTGGGGAAGATCGTTTCCGTGGGTGCCTGGGCACTTTCCTCAAGGTGAATCGTTTCAAAACCGCCGAACCCACTGATCTTTGGACCATTTGCACTAAGAAGGCCAACGGATCAAAGAACATCAAGGACATGATGACGTTGTGGACACATCAACCGGGATTCCCGCTTCTCACCGTCACCAAAATGGGCAATAGCATTTCCATCTCGCAGAGACCCTTCCGGCCGGCAGAGTTCCTGGCCATTCATGACGATTCCTACGACGGCAACAATTACAACAAGACGACGGTCAATGCCACGGAAATCCCCAGCACAGTGGCGCCCTCTTCCCATGGCAACAAGCACAAGACGCCACCTCATATGAAGTGGATATTCCCGGTCACCTATGTCACCGATATAAATAATGTCAGCGAAACCCTTTGGATGCAGAATGTTGATG TAACCTTCAATGTGGCGGAGAATGTCAAGTGGATCAAGGTGAATGCCATACAGAATGGATACTATCGAGTGGTCTACAATGATGACAACTGGGCGAGTCTGATTGAAGAGCTTTCCAACAATCCCAAACGGTTTACCAGCGAG GATCGCTTGGGCCTCTTGTCGGACGCCTTCACCTTATGCCACGCCAACCTGCTGCCCTGCGAGATCACCATGAACATGATCCAGTACCTGCCCAGCGAAACGCACTACGGACCCATGGCCCTGGCCTTGAGGCATCTGGAGAAATGGCGACGCATCCTCAAGTATTCCGAATGCTTCCTCATGCTTAGTGAGTTTATAAAGATAAAGATAACCACCGTGATGGAAAAGGTGGGCTGGTCGGACGAAGGCGATGTGGCCATCAG GCTGATGCGTCCAGAGGTTCTGCTAGCCTCGGTCCTGTGGGAGGACATCAACAGCATAACCAAGGCCAAGGACATGCTTAACCAGTACTTGTACTACAATGGCTCCGCGATTCCCCCCAATCTTAGAGAG GTGGTCTACACTGGGTCTATCCTGTCAGGGGAGTACATATACTGGCAGCATTGCTGGGAGCGCTTTGTGAACCTGCAACGCACCTCGGAAACTTTCGTCGAACGGATGCAGTTGCTCCGTGCGCTGGGCAGAACCAAGGATGCCTGGCTGCAGAACCGCCTGCTCTCGCATGTCACGATGCTGCCCACAGAGGAGGTGGTGCAGGTGCTCAAGGCCATTGCGGGCACGCCCACGGGCGGAGCCATGGCCTGCCGCTTCCTGCAGGCCAAGTGGTTCGAGCTGGAGAAGCGCCTGGGACCGGGCACGATAAGTTTCGCCAAGGTCATATCCGCCATCACCCAATACGGGGCCACCAAGTTCGACTACGATGAG CTGAAGTCCTTGGTGCATCGCTTTGGACGGGGTCACGGCATGTCGGTCCTCAACATGACCCTGAGCAGCGTGGCCTCAAACGTGGAGTGGGTGGCCAGGTCGCAGACCTCGCTCTACAAGTGGGTGGAGACCAACCTGCACAAACATCGATAA